The Methylomusa anaerophila genome has a segment encoding these proteins:
- a CDS encoding ParA family protein, with translation MVKVIAIANQKGGVGKTTTAVNLCACLAELGKKVLLVDIDPQGNSTSGLGFDKGSIKRCVYDSLVNDVPVESIIVDTQIPNLKLLPATIQLAGAEIELVSMMSRETRFKRVLDRAKHNFEFVLIDCPPSLGLLTLNSLTAANSVLVPIQCEFYALEGLTQLMNTISLVQKNLNPVLTLEGVVLTMFDARTNLSIQVVDEVKNHFRHKVYQTIIPRNVRLSEAPSHGQPVIIYDPKSKGAEVYFDLAREVIGDE, from the coding sequence ATGGTTAAAGTGATTGCAATCGCTAACCAAAAAGGTGGGGTCGGCAAGACGACTACGGCAGTGAATTTGTGCGCCTGCCTTGCTGAATTAGGAAAAAAGGTTCTTTTGGTGGATATCGACCCTCAGGGTAATTCCACCAGCGGCCTCGGATTTGATAAAGGAAGCATTAAGCGCTGCGTTTACGATTCTTTGGTTAATGATGTTCCTGTGGAGTCAATTATTGTTGATACTCAGATACCTAACTTAAAATTGTTGCCTGCCACCATTCAATTGGCTGGCGCCGAGATTGAACTTGTTTCCATGATGTCCCGGGAAACGCGCTTCAAAAGGGTATTAGACAGAGCCAAACATAATTTTGAATTTGTATTAATCGATTGCCCGCCTTCCTTGGGTTTACTTACTCTTAACTCTTTAACTGCCGCTAATTCTGTCCTTGTGCCAATTCAATGCGAGTTCTATGCTCTGGAAGGCCTGACGCAGTTAATGAATACTATCTCTCTGGTACAAAAAAATCTGAATCCTGTGCTTACTTTGGAAGGGGTGGTACTTACCATGTTTGATGCCCGGACCAATTTGTCGATACAAGTGGTTGACGAAGTAAAAAATCATTTCCGGCACAAAGTATATCAAACCATTATTCCCCGTAATGTCCGGCTTAGTGAGGCCCCAAGCCATGGTCAACCTGTCATAATCTATGATCCCAAATCCAAAGGTGCGGAAGTTTATTTTGATTTAGCCCGTGAGGTGATTGGCGATGAGTAA
- a CDS encoding ParB/RepB/Spo0J family partition protein, whose product MSKRGLGRGLDALFSAPDDIDDKPTEVSIQEICPNQFQPRRIFDEEALAELAESIRQHGVLQPVVVRKTLTGYELVAGERRWRASQKAGLKSIPVVVREYTDAEMMEIALIENLQRQDLNPIEEALAFRRLIEDFGLTQEEVAQKIGRSRSMIANIVRLLNLHPDVQEFVSRGTLSMGQARPLLAINDPAMQMELANCIIEEDHSARDAEELVRTLLARKPGKRERVLDQKQTNRDQFFMNEYEDRLKLILGTQVKIKPGKLKSKIEIEFYSNEDLERIIEALTYERQEGEAGKFKGQLVV is encoded by the coding sequence ATGAGTAAACGTGGTTTAGGCAGAGGTTTAGATGCTTTATTTAGCGCTCCTGACGATATTGATGACAAGCCTACGGAAGTATCGATTCAGGAGATTTGTCCTAATCAGTTTCAACCCCGGCGAATATTTGATGAGGAAGCGCTGGCTGAATTGGCTGAATCGATTCGGCAACATGGAGTATTGCAACCGGTGGTTGTGCGCAAAACTTTGACCGGCTATGAATTGGTTGCCGGTGAGCGGCGGTGGCGGGCTTCGCAGAAGGCCGGCCTAAAATCGATTCCTGTGGTTGTTCGTGAATACACCGACGCGGAGATGATGGAGATTGCGCTTATTGAAAATCTTCAACGGCAAGATTTGAATCCTATTGAGGAAGCCCTTGCTTTCCGGCGTCTTATAGAGGATTTTGGCTTAACCCAGGAAGAAGTTGCTCAAAAAATCGGCCGCAGCCGGTCGATGATTGCTAATATTGTGAGATTATTGAATCTGCATCCCGATGTTCAGGAATTTGTTTCACGTGGAACATTGTCCATGGGGCAGGCCCGTCCGTTATTGGCGATTAATGACCCCGCTATGCAAATGGAGTTGGCAAACTGTATTATTGAAGAGGATCATTCGGCCAGGGACGCCGAGGAATTAGTCAGAACATTGTTAGCCCGCAAGCCTGGCAAGAGGGAGCGGGTGTTGGATCAAAAGCAAACCAATCGTGATCAATTTTTCATGAATGAGTATGAGGACCGTTTAAAATTGATTCTTGGGACGCAGGTAAAAATTAAACCAGGAAAACTAAAGAGTAAAATTGAAATTGAGTTTTATTCCAATGAGGACTTGGAACGGATTATTGAAGCGCTGACGTATGAGCGTCAAGAGGGGGAGGCCGGTAAGTTTAAAGGCCAATTAGTAGTATAA
- a CDS encoding aspartate ammonia-lyase, producing the protein MRTEKDLLGEKQVPKQAYYGVHTLRAVENFPLSGCKVHTKLIQAIGLVKQAAAEVNSELGYLTKEKGQAIAGAAAEVAAGNWGDQFLVDALQGGAGTSTNMNVNEVVANRAIELLGGQKGDYRIVHPLNDVNMHQSTNDVYPTAMRIAAIWLLKPLSEKCAKLQEALQDKEAEFAGIIKVGRTELQDAVPIMLGQEFSAYAGAIARDRWRLYKVEERLRQINLGGTAVGTGINANPKYIYMVNDRIRQYAGIGLARAENMIDVTQNADVFVEVSGLLKALAVNLGKISHDLRLMSSGPKSGFGEIRLPERQAGSSIMPGKVNPIIPEAVNQVAFQVMASDMAIAMAAQSGQLELNPFMPLIAHHLLASLSILTNGVIILTDYCIKGLTAERERCLELLHNSQVSVTALAPHIGYDMASELAKKAKNEGLSVAEAALAMNLLSPDRLDAILDPKAMTKPGIAGGKTK; encoded by the coding sequence ATGCGGACTGAAAAAGACTTGCTGGGAGAAAAGCAGGTGCCGAAACAAGCTTATTATGGCGTACATACACTGCGGGCGGTGGAAAACTTCCCGCTTTCCGGCTGCAAAGTTCACACTAAGTTAATTCAGGCCATCGGGCTTGTCAAACAGGCCGCAGCTGAGGTAAATAGTGAGTTGGGCTATCTAACGAAAGAAAAAGGGCAAGCTATTGCTGGCGCCGCCGCCGAGGTGGCAGCGGGGAATTGGGGTGACCAATTCCTGGTAGACGCACTCCAGGGTGGTGCAGGCACATCCACCAATATGAATGTAAATGAGGTTGTCGCTAACCGGGCCATTGAACTGCTGGGGGGACAAAAGGGAGACTATAGGATAGTTCACCCGCTAAATGATGTAAATATGCATCAGTCCACCAACGATGTCTATCCAACGGCAATGCGCATAGCAGCCATCTGGCTGTTGAAGCCGTTAAGCGAAAAGTGCGCTAAACTTCAGGAAGCCCTTCAGGATAAGGAAGCCGAATTTGCCGGCATAATCAAAGTTGGACGGACAGAATTGCAGGACGCGGTTCCGATTATGCTCGGACAGGAATTTAGTGCTTATGCGGGAGCTATTGCGCGGGACAGGTGGCGCCTGTATAAAGTAGAAGAACGGTTACGCCAGATAAATCTGGGGGGAACTGCTGTGGGAACCGGCATAAATGCCAATCCTAAATATATTTATATGGTAAATGACCGGATTCGGCAGTATGCAGGGATTGGCCTTGCCCGGGCGGAAAATATGATAGATGTGACCCAGAATGCTGATGTATTTGTGGAAGTGTCCGGACTGTTAAAAGCATTGGCAGTCAATTTAGGTAAGATATCTCATGATTTGCGGCTAATGTCGTCAGGGCCTAAAAGCGGGTTTGGCGAAATTAGATTGCCGGAACGGCAGGCCGGTTCTTCCATAATGCCGGGAAAAGTAAATCCTATCATACCGGAAGCCGTCAATCAGGTTGCGTTCCAGGTAATGGCCTCTGATATGGCAATCGCTATGGCGGCCCAATCCGGGCAACTGGAGTTGAACCCGTTTATGCCGCTCATAGCTCACCATCTTTTGGCAAGTTTAAGTATATTGACAAATGGAGTTATAATATTAACAGATTATTGTATAAAAGGATTGACTGCGGAACGGGAGCGATGCCTGGAACTCTTACATAACAGTCAAGTCAGCGTAACCGCTTTAGCGCCGCATATTGGTTATGATATGGCTTCAGAGTTGGCAAAAAAAGCGAAGAACGAAGGTTTATCCGTGGCAGAGGCAGCGCTGGCAATGAATCTATTATCGCCGGACCGGCTTGATGCCATATTGGATCCCAAAGCCATGACCAAGCCCGGTATAGCCGGCGGAAAAACGAAATAA
- the hydF gene encoding [FeFe] hydrogenase H-cluster maturation GTPase HydF: MQDTPKGSRLHIAIFGRRNAGKSSLINALTNQDIALVSDVPGTTTDPVYKAMEILPIGPVMIIDTAGIDDVGDLGTLRVERTMQVLHKADLAIIVVEPESGVTEYEHSLISAMRKRNLPVVCVLNKTDLYPVDEKQVETWKQALDIAILPISARTGAGIEELKGLIIRNAPDDWEGPPIIGDLINPGDMVVLVVPIDLAAPKGRLILPQVQTIRDLLDNDACAVVVKERELKEVLENMAGPPRMVVTDSQEFMKVSADTPPGVLLTSFSILFARHKGDLETLVAGAKAVDHLKAGDKVLISEGCTHHRQADDIGRVKIPRWLRQTVGDELSFEWTAGSTFPENLQQYKLIVHCGACMLNRREMLYRLAVAREAGVPIVNYGLLIAKVHGILQRALKPFPLAQLILEDK; this comes from the coding sequence GTGCAAGACACTCCTAAAGGATCACGGTTGCATATTGCCATATTCGGCAGGAGAAATGCCGGTAAATCAAGCTTGATCAATGCATTAACCAATCAGGATATTGCCTTGGTGTCCGATGTTCCGGGAACGACAACCGATCCGGTATATAAGGCTATGGAAATACTGCCAATCGGCCCCGTAATGATAATTGATACTGCCGGTATTGATGATGTAGGTGATTTAGGTACTTTGCGGGTAGAACGGACGATGCAGGTGCTGCATAAGGCCGACCTGGCGATTATCGTTGTTGAGCCGGAAAGCGGCGTAACCGAATATGAGCATTCTCTTATAAGCGCCATGAGAAAACGAAACTTACCCGTAGTCTGTGTACTGAATAAGACGGATCTGTATCCAGTGGATGAGAAACAAGTTGAGACCTGGAAACAGGCGCTTGACATAGCCATATTACCCATCAGTGCAAGGACCGGGGCCGGTATTGAAGAGTTAAAAGGCCTTATTATAAGAAACGCGCCGGATGATTGGGAAGGACCGCCGATAATCGGCGACTTGATCAATCCCGGTGATATGGTCGTACTGGTGGTGCCGATTGATCTTGCCGCCCCCAAAGGCAGGCTAATATTGCCTCAGGTGCAGACTATCCGCGATTTACTGGATAATGACGCCTGCGCTGTGGTTGTTAAAGAAAGAGAGCTCAAAGAAGTATTGGAAAATATGGCCGGTCCGCCGCGCATGGTAGTAACCGACTCGCAGGAATTCATGAAAGTGAGTGCCGACACCCCGCCGGGAGTATTGCTGACTTCTTTCTCCATACTGTTTGCGCGGCATAAAGGCGACTTAGAAACGTTAGTGGCCGGAGCAAAGGCCGTCGACCATTTAAAGGCAGGGGACAAAGTCTTAATTTCAGAAGGATGCACCCATCATCGTCAGGCGGACGATATTGGCCGTGTAAAAATTCCTCGCTGGCTCAGGCAAACGGTGGGGGATGAATTAAGCTTCGAATGGACCGCCGGCAGCACATTTCCGGAAAACCTGCAGCAGTACAAACTGATAGTACACTGCGGCGCCTGCATGCTTAACAGGCGGGAAATGTTATACCGTCTGGCAGTTGCCAGGGAAGCGGGAGTGCCGATAGTAAACTATGGATTACTAATAGCCAAGGTTCATGGCATTCTCCAGCGGGCATTAAAGCCTTTTCCTTTAGCGCAACTTATATTGGAAGATAAGTAG
- a CDS encoding aminotransferase class V-fold PLP-dependent enzyme, translated as MSALIYLDNAATTWPKPEEVYRAVDCCLRNIGANPGRGGHSMARAAGLLLYETREELAELFHIEDANQIAFTLNATDAINTAIFGVVRPGDTVVTTAMEHNAVARALRFVEKRGANLIIVPCSPTGDLDMKALTAALNNSPKAVVMTHASNVTGQIQPVEEIGRLTREHGITLIVDAAQTAGVEAIDVAAMGIDVLAFSGHKGLLGPQGTGGLYVREGIAVAPLRLGGTGSLSESDEQPDFMPDRLESGTPNTPGIAGLQAGVRFIRNEGSGAIRKKELELTQELENGLKEIPGLTIYSPLSKGRRTAVMAFTIDGQDCGDIAYRLDRDYGIACRSGLHCAPWAHRTIGTLKTGAVRFSPGYFNTPKQISEAVRAVGQLAAKRKG; from the coding sequence ATGAGCGCACTAATCTATCTGGATAATGCCGCAACCACCTGGCCGAAACCGGAGGAGGTTTACCGGGCCGTAGATTGTTGCTTGCGAAATATAGGCGCAAATCCGGGCCGCGGCGGGCATAGCATGGCCCGCGCGGCCGGCCTGCTGCTTTATGAGACAAGAGAGGAACTGGCTGAGTTATTTCATATAGAAGATGCCAATCAGATCGCATTCACCTTGAATGCCACCGACGCAATCAATACGGCAATCTTTGGCGTAGTACGCCCGGGTGATACCGTAGTGACCACCGCCATGGAGCATAACGCTGTAGCGCGAGCCCTTCGTTTTGTAGAGAAACGAGGGGCAAATTTAATCATTGTTCCTTGCAGCCCAACCGGGGATCTTGATATGAAAGCACTGACCGCGGCGCTCAATAATTCACCGAAAGCAGTAGTGATGACACATGCGTCCAATGTGACCGGACAGATACAGCCGGTGGAGGAAATAGGCCGGCTAACAAGGGAACATGGTATCACCCTGATTGTCGATGCTGCCCAAACAGCAGGAGTAGAAGCGATAGACGTCGCCGCAATGGGAATCGATGTCTTAGCCTTTAGTGGCCACAAAGGCTTGCTGGGACCGCAGGGGACAGGCGGATTGTATGTGCGGGAGGGAATTGCGGTAGCGCCGTTGCGGCTGGGGGGAACAGGGAGCTTGTCTGAATCGGATGAGCAACCGGACTTTATGCCGGACAGGCTGGAAAGCGGTACGCCCAACACGCCGGGGATAGCAGGGTTGCAGGCGGGAGTGAGATTCATCCGTAACGAAGGAAGCGGTGCTATTAGGAAAAAAGAGTTGGAACTAACCCAAGAATTAGAAAATGGCCTTAAGGAAATACCAGGGTTGACAATATATAGTCCGCTGAGTAAAGGGCGGCGGACGGCAGTAATGGCATTTACTATTGACGGGCAAGACTGCGGCGACATAGCTTATCGCCTGGATCGGGATTATGGGATAGCCTGCAGGTCAGGATTGCATTGCGCGCCATGGGCGCATCGGACTATCGGCACTCTGAAAACGGGAGCCGTACGATTCAGCCCGGGATATTTCAACACCCCAAAGCAAATAAGCGAAGCGGTGCGAGCGGTAGGTCAATTGGCAGCCAAAAGAAAGGGATGA
- a CDS encoding DUF554 domain-containing protein, protein MKGTLVNTAAIVLGSGIGLLLQRGIPARYQETMMQAMALAVGIIGTQMALKSNNMLIVILAMAIGAVIGEAADIDGKLNWLGKWLGAYLDEKTREKGQNNIGNGFVTASLVYCIGAMAVIGSIQDGLTGDASTLYAKSLIDGIMAVVFTSSMGAGVAFASVSVLLYQGSLTLLAAAIAPILSDQVISELTATGGILIIGVSILMLEVKKIKLANLLPSIPIVTVIAYFWTVRQ, encoded by the coding sequence ATGAAAGGAACTTTGGTAAATACGGCGGCAATCGTTCTGGGATCAGGAATAGGACTCCTTTTGCAGCGGGGCATTCCGGCAAGATATCAGGAGACAATGATGCAGGCAATGGCTTTGGCAGTAGGAATCATCGGCACGCAAATGGCGCTCAAAAGCAATAATATGCTGATCGTAATTTTAGCGATGGCCATCGGCGCAGTCATAGGAGAAGCAGCGGATATCGACGGCAAGTTAAACTGGCTGGGAAAATGGCTGGGAGCGTATTTGGATGAAAAAACAAGGGAAAAAGGCCAGAACAATATCGGCAACGGTTTCGTGACGGCCAGTCTGGTATACTGTATTGGGGCCATGGCGGTTATAGGCTCAATTCAAGACGGTTTAACGGGAGACGCAAGCACTTTATACGCCAAATCGCTGATCGATGGCATCATGGCGGTTGTTTTTACCTCCAGCATGGGGGCGGGAGTAGCATTCGCGAGTGTGTCTGTGCTCCTGTATCAGGGGTCTTTGACATTGTTGGCGGCAGCGATTGCACCTATATTGTCCGACCAGGTGATCAGCGAGCTGACAGCAACCGGCGGCATTTTAATTATCGGTGTAAGCATATTAATGCTGGAAGTAAAAAAGATCAAACTGGCCAATCTGTTGCCGTCCATACCTATCGTAACGGTAATTGCGTACTTTTGGACAGTTAGGCAGTAG
- a CDS encoding DUF4446 family protein: MNTEITEEIRILIINNLPYVILGITALIIVALIIFISLNIKIEKLNKRYRKMMRGMEGSNLEQLLMTNVEEVRQALNTVARLSEDVKRLEEVCRQSIQHVGIVRFNAFADTGSDLSFAIALLDRKKNGIIISSIYGRNESRIYAKPVQAGESTYYLSGEEKEALHKALGKSS; this comes from the coding sequence ATGAATACGGAAATAACAGAGGAAATAAGAATATTGATTATAAACAATTTGCCTTATGTAATTTTAGGGATAACGGCCCTTATTATCGTAGCACTTATAATTTTCATCAGCCTGAATATCAAAATAGAAAAACTCAATAAACGCTATCGAAAAATGATGCGTGGTATGGAAGGATCAAACCTGGAACAATTACTTATGACCAATGTTGAAGAAGTTCGACAAGCTCTTAATACAGTTGCCAGACTAAGCGAAGATGTAAAACGGCTGGAAGAAGTTTGCCGCCAATCAATCCAACATGTAGGTATTGTTCGTTTCAACGCCTTTGCGGACACCGGCAGTGATCTTAGCTTTGCCATAGCGTTGCTTGATAGGAAGAAGAACGGGATAATCATATCAAGTATTTATGGACGAAATGAATCCCGCATTTATGCCAAGCCGGTGCAAGCAGGAGAATCAACCTACTATTTATCCGGTGAAGAAAAAGAAGCCCTCCATAAGGCACTGGGAAAAAGTTCATAA
- a CDS encoding M23 family metallopeptidase → MILKSTKPDNREYTFMIVPHHGKEVISVRIPIRTIKYCVIALCVCMVFFTGILLNYRYAAHAANTEKAELEQLRDVNSKQHAQLEQLAKATASLQQDMTRLNQLDADVRKIMGTEEAAGTSRSAPVRPSGITAHTGQGGPAVKPEAKDIAALIQDLTASAKAREQSLTEVKEALMAKQQRLAAMPSIWPATGEVTSRFGWRNSPWGWGSEWHPGLDIANDAGTPILAAADGVVTGSDWNGGYGNMVQIEHANGIVTVYAHNSENLAEVGRTVKKGDIIAYMGNTGASTGPHLHYEVRVNGTAVNPANFL, encoded by the coding sequence TTGATTCTAAAAAGTACAAAACCTGATAATCGTGAGTATACGTTTATGATTGTGCCGCACCACGGAAAAGAAGTAATCAGTGTGCGCATTCCTATCAGAACGATAAAATATTGTGTGATTGCCCTGTGCGTGTGTATGGTATTCTTTACTGGGATCCTGCTTAATTACCGCTATGCGGCCCATGCCGCCAATACGGAAAAAGCGGAACTGGAACAGCTAAGAGATGTAAATTCCAAACAACACGCCCAGTTGGAGCAATTAGCTAAAGCCACCGCCTCGCTGCAACAAGATATGACAAGACTCAATCAATTGGACGCTGATGTGAGAAAAATTATGGGCACGGAAGAAGCAGCAGGAACATCCCGTTCGGCGCCGGTAAGACCGTCTGGCATAACGGCGCACACCGGTCAGGGTGGTCCGGCAGTGAAGCCCGAGGCGAAAGATATTGCAGCGCTGATTCAAGATTTAACAGCCAGTGCAAAAGCCAGGGAACAAAGCCTAACCGAAGTGAAAGAAGCTCTAATGGCCAAGCAGCAGCGGTTAGCGGCAATGCCATCCATTTGGCCTGCCACCGGTGAAGTTACATCACGATTCGGCTGGCGAAACTCGCCTTGGGGCTGGGGTAGTGAATGGCATCCGGGCCTGGATATTGCCAATGATGCAGGAACTCCTATCCTGGCTGCTGCTGACGGCGTTGTCACAGGCAGTGACTGGAACGGCGGCTACGGTAATATGGTTCAAATTGAACATGCCAACGGTATCGTAACCGTGTATGCTCATAACAGTGAGAATCTGGCCGAAGTTGGACGAACTGTGAAAAAAGGCGACATTATTGCCTATATGGGAAATACGGGCGCAAGTACCGGACCACATCTCCATTATGAAGTGAGGGTCAACGGCACAGCTGTAAATCCGGCCAATTTCCTATAA
- a CDS encoding bactofilin family protein, which produces MFGGSKKQIIGLSDQVGTVFGKDTFIKGTVTSQGTLRVDGQLEGDLNTTGDLVIGETGRINAQITARNATVAGTVSGNINITEKLELLPSAKIFGDIKVGTLTVNEGAVFRGVCEMKQGDSIESTESQE; this is translated from the coding sequence ATGTTTGGCGGCAGCAAAAAGCAGATAATAGGTCTCAGCGATCAGGTTGGTACAGTATTTGGCAAAGACACCTTTATAAAAGGTACAGTTACCTCCCAGGGAACACTTAGGGTCGACGGCCAGCTGGAGGGAGATCTGAATACAACCGGTGACCTGGTAATAGGCGAAACCGGGAGGATTAATGCCCAAATAACAGCCAGAAACGCCACTGTCGCCGGTACGGTAAGCGGTAATATAAATATTACGGAAAAGCTGGAACTTCTGCCTTCGGCCAAGATATTCGGAGATATTAAAGTGGGAACGCTGACAGTCAACGAGGGGGCAGTGTTCCGGGGCGTTTGCGAAATGAAACAAGGTGACAGCATCGAATCGACCGAATCGCAAGAATAA
- the yyaC gene encoding spore protease YyaC produces MLNNLLNFPDFNLAKTVKPLSESLSQLPAVAEAKFSIHHPNTVFDLASTAKKIVAKAKSLNQDVIVLCIGTDRSTGDSLGPLTGTKLKSINLFPHVFGTLDEPVHATNLTKVIQSINSTFANPYIIAVDACLGKLENVGCVTIGLGSVKPGAAVNKELPAVGNAYITGIVNVGGFLEHMVLQSTRLNLVIKMADTIAYGLSFSLGRSHSN; encoded by the coding sequence GTGCTCAACAATCTTTTGAACTTCCCTGATTTTAATCTGGCTAAAACCGTCAAACCACTCTCGGAAAGCCTCAGTCAGCTCCCCGCCGTCGCCGAGGCTAAATTCAGCATTCATCATCCCAATACAGTATTCGACCTGGCTTCCACCGCCAAAAAAATAGTTGCCAAAGCGAAATCCCTCAATCAGGATGTTATTGTTTTATGTATTGGTACCGACCGTTCTACCGGCGACTCTTTGGGTCCCCTTACAGGTACCAAGCTAAAATCCATAAATCTGTTTCCCCATGTTTTTGGGACCCTCGACGAGCCGGTTCACGCTACTAATCTAACGAAAGTAATTCAATCTATCAATTCCACGTTTGCAAATCCCTATATTATTGCCGTTGACGCTTGTCTCGGCAAACTGGAAAATGTAGGCTGCGTTACCATCGGCCTAGGCTCCGTCAAGCCCGGCGCCGCTGTAAATAAGGAACTGCCGGCGGTTGGCAACGCCTACATAACAGGTATTGTTAATGTTGGCGGATTTTTAGAACATATGGTGCTGCAAAGTACTCGTCTTAATCTGGTTATTAAAATGGCTGATACCATAGCCTACGGTCTGTCTTTCAGTCTTGGCCGCTCCCACTCTAACTGA
- the selA gene encoding L-seryl-tRNA(Sec) selenium transferase has product MDRELTKERLRSLPAIDRLVAAAGCKNDLQQFPYPLLVEKIRQVVDEARQKIQQGEVVDISVPALLTDVLLKFEAAAKPSLRTVINATGVVLHTNLGRAPLSIRAKSMVEKVLTGYCNLEYNIASGERGSRYSHIVKRLCTITGAEDALVVNNNAAAVLLVLSGLAKGKEVIVSRGELVEIGGAFRVPDVLRQSGAQLIEVGTTNKTHLYDYEQAISLNTGAILKVHTSNYKIVGFTAQPDSKELSLLARRHNLPLIEDLGSGTLVPLSFGGDREPSVQESLAVGFDIVTFSGDKLMGGSQGGIIAGKAEYIGRLKKHPLLRAIRIDKLSLAALEGTLMDYQLGNPVCDVPVLNMLHRTQEELYDRAKRLADKIRPLADTGWNISINQLVSQAGGGALPTAALPSYGVAVTPGRYSAAALETQLRVRENPIIVRVQEEKVIFDVRCMTDSDLDETAKILLEISKSMDQ; this is encoded by the coding sequence ATGGATAGGGAACTAACAAAAGAAAGATTGCGGAGTCTGCCGGCTATAGACCGGCTGGTTGCTGCGGCAGGTTGCAAAAATGATCTGCAGCAGTTTCCTTACCCGCTATTAGTGGAAAAGATACGGCAAGTTGTAGACGAGGCCCGGCAAAAAATTCAACAGGGAGAGGTTGTGGACATATCTGTCCCGGCGCTACTCACTGACGTATTGCTGAAATTTGAAGCTGCCGCCAAACCAAGTCTAAGGACGGTGATAAATGCTACCGGTGTTGTGCTTCATACCAATCTCGGGCGAGCCCCGCTGAGTATACGGGCCAAAAGTATGGTGGAAAAGGTGCTGACCGGCTATTGCAATTTGGAATACAACATTGCCAGCGGTGAACGGGGTTCCCGTTACTCCCATATAGTAAAGCGCCTGTGTACAATTACGGGAGCGGAAGATGCTTTAGTCGTTAATAACAATGCCGCCGCCGTATTATTAGTGTTATCCGGCCTGGCCAAAGGCAAGGAAGTAATTGTAAGCCGAGGTGAGCTGGTGGAGATTGGCGGCGCATTTCGCGTGCCGGATGTCCTTAGGCAAAGCGGCGCCCAGCTGATTGAGGTTGGAACGACCAATAAAACTCATCTTTATGACTATGAACAAGCGATTAGCTTGAACACCGGCGCTATTTTGAAAGTACATACAAGCAATTACAAAATTGTCGGCTTTACTGCCCAGCCCGACAGTAAGGAATTATCGCTGCTGGCCCGGCGGCATAATCTGCCGCTGATAGAGGATTTGGGCAGCGGCACGCTGGTGCCGCTCAGCTTCGGCGGCGACAGGGAGCCATCCGTACAAGAGAGCTTGGCAGTAGGCTTTGACATCGTAACATTTAGCGGTGACAAGCTGATGGGCGGGAGCCAGGGAGGGATTATTGCCGGCAAAGCCGAATATATCGGGCGGCTAAAAAAACATCCGCTGCTGCGGGCAATTCGTATTGATAAACTGTCCCTTGCCGCGTTAGAAGGAACCTTGATGGATTATCAGCTTGGCAATCCGGTGTGCGATGTTCCGGTGCTGAACATGCTGCACCGGACCCAGGAGGAACTTTACGATCGGGCCAAAAGATTGGCGGACAAAATAAGACCCCTGGCAGACACTGGCTGGAACATATCCATAAACCAGCTGGTATCGCAGGCAGGGGGAGGAGCCTTGCCAACAGCGGCATTACCAAGCTACGGGGTAGCGGTAACGCCAGGCCGGTATAGTGCGGCGGCGCTTGAGACCCAGCTGCGTGTCCGGGAAAATCCAATAATAGTAAGAGTACAGGAGGAGAAAGTTATTTTTGATGTAAGATGCATGACTGACTCCGACCTTGATGAAACAGCGAAAATACTATTGGAAATAAGCAAATCTATGGATCAATAG